DNA from Onychomys torridus chromosome 1, mOncTor1.1, whole genome shotgun sequence:
CACACATTGAAGAAATCCTCAGTAGCACATCCTGCCAACACTATACCTTTTGCTATATAGCTAAGTATTACCGAAGGAAAGGCTGCATAGACAAGGCTCTCCCTCTGCTACACAGGGCCTTGCAGGCATCCCCTGCCTCTGGCTACTTGCATTACCAACTAGGGCTCTGCCATCATCGACAAGTGATGCAACTGAGGACATCCAGCAATAAGCAGGCCCAAAGGCAGGCGGCACAACAGGCCCTTTTTGAATTTCAAGAGGCTGTGAAACTCAGGCCCACATTTGAGATGGCTTATGTTTGCATGGCTGAAGTACACGCAGAAATTGGCCAATATGAAGAAGCAGATGCAAATTTCCAGGAGGCGCTGAATATGATGGAAGTGAACATGAATCTTGAGTGTCACAAAGAGCAGGATATTCATTTACGCTATGGTTTTTACCAAGGCTTTCATCGGAAATCCGAGGGCGATGCGATCACCCACTACTTAATAGGTcttaatatgaaagaaaacaactttGTCTGGAGGAAACTACTCACAGCTTTGGAGGAAGTGGCCAAAAGACATGTTCACGAGCATGTTCGACTTGTGGAGAGCTATAGCTTGCTTGGCTTAGTCCACAAACTGAAGGGGGACAAGGAAGAGGCCCTGCAGTGCTATGAGACAGCTCTGAGGCTCACTGGTGGCTTGAACCCCGAGTTCTGAATGCAGCTCACCTCTGTGAAGTGAATGTACTCATAACTGACGTTTCCCGCCCTCcttctcagtttctttctccaAACTCTTTGTCATGCCTCATTGTGGTGTCTGTAAGGAAGCTCCACCGCATTGCCCCAGCTCATTTACTGACCAGGACTGACCCCTGATGATCTG
Protein-coding regions in this window:
- the LOC118578178 gene encoding interferon-induced protein with tetratricopeptide repeats 1-like; amino-acid sequence: MVREIGSGDQVKDSLMQLSCHFTWDLLFEDIDIPDLERRISEEFAFLDFKDTVGMLNLLAYVKHLKGQHEEALQNLNEAEAFIERETLGKRSLVTWGNCAWVHYHMGMVALAQTYLDKVENTCKELGSPFRYTVECAEIEYEQGWALLKCGGKNYAGARTCFQMALEDEPENPEYNIGYAVAAYHMDFDDNNISLEALRKAVRLNPEDPNIKAYLVLKLQDVGEAAEAETHIEEILSSTSCQHYTFCYIAKYYRRKGCIDKALPLLHRALQASPASGYLHYQLGLCHHRQVMQLRTSSNKQAQRQAAQQALFEFQEAVKLRPTFEMAYVCMAEVHAEIGQYEEADANFQEALNMMEVNMNLECHKEQDIHLRYGFYQGFHRKSEGDAITHYLIGLNMKENNFVWRKLLTALEEVAKRHVHEHVRLVESYSLLGLVHKLKGDKEEALQCYETALRLTGGLNPEF